The nucleotide sequence CCCTTGTCACTCTTGGCTGCGCCCGTAACGAGGTGGACTCGGAGGAGCTCGCAGGCCGCTTGGCAGCGGACGGCTGGGAGCTCGTCGAGAACGCCGAGGACGCGGATGTCGCCGTCGTCAACACCTGTGGATTCGTCGAAGCCGCCAAGAAGGACTCCGTCGACGCCCTCCTCGAAGCCAATGACCTGAAGGACCACGGCCGCACCCAGGCCGTGGTCGCCGTCGGCTGTATGGCCGAGCGCTACGGCAAGGAGCTCGCCGAAGCCCTCCCGGAGGCCGACGGCGTCCTCGGCTTCGACGACTACTCCGACATCTCCAACCGCCTCCAGACCATCCTCAGCGGTGGCAGTGTCGAGGCGCACACCCCGCGTGACCGGCGCAAGCTGCTGCCGCTCTCGCCCGTCGAGCGCCAGGAGGCCGCCGCCGCGGTGGCCCTCCCCGGCCACGGCGACGCGGCCGAGGCGCCCGCCGAGGCCCCGGCGGACCTCCCCGAGGGCATCGCGCCCGCCTCAGGGCCCCGCGCGCCGCTCCGCCGCCGCCTGGACACCAGCCCCGTCGCCTCCGTGAAGCTCGCCTCCGGCTGCGACCGCCGCTGCTCCTTCTGCGCCATCCCCTCCTTCCGCGGCTCCTTCGTCTCGCGCCGTCCCTCGGACGTGCTGAACGAGACCCGCTGGCTCGCCGAGCAGGGCGTGAAGGAGGTCATGCTGGTCTCCGAGAACAACACCTCGTACGGCAAGGACCTCGGTGACATCCGGCTCCTGGAGAGCCTGCTGCCCGAGCTGGCCGCCGTCGACGGCATCGAGCGCGTCCGCGTCAGCTACCTCCAACCCGCCGAGATGCGCCCCGGCCTGATCGACGTCCTCACGTCGACCGAGAAGGTCGTGCCGTACTTCGACCTGTCCTTCCAGCACAGCGCCCCCGACGTGCTGCGGGCCATGCGCCGCTTCGGCGACACGGACCGCTTCCTTGAGCTCCTCGCGAGCATCCGCGAGAAGGCCCCCACGGCCGGCGCCCGCTCCAACTTCATCGTCGGCTTCCCCGGCGAGACCGAGGCCGACTTCGCCGAGCTGGAACGCTTCATCACCCACGCGCGGCTCGACGCGATCGGCGTCTTCGGCTACTCCGACGAGGACGGCACCGAGGCCGCCGGCTACGAGCACAAGCTCGACCAGGAGGTCGTCGACGCCCGGCTCGCCCACCTCTCCCGGCTCGCCGAGGAGCTCACCGCGCAGCGCGCGGAGGAGCGGATCGGAGAGACCCTGGAGGTACTGGTCGAGTCCGTGGACGACGAGGACGGTGTGATCGGCCGCGCGGCCCACCAGGCGCCCGAGACCGACGGCCAGGTGGTCCTCACCACGGCCGGTGGCGCGAGCCCCGACCTGGCCCCGGGCCGTATGGTCGTGGCGAAGGTCGTCGGCACGGAAGGCGTCGACCTGGTGGCCGAGTGTCTTTTCGAGGAGGCAGGCAGATGACCGGAGTCCCGGCATCCGCGACGGGCGGGACCGGTAGGCCGGCGCCCCGCGGCAAGCTGGGCACGGCGGCCGTCAACCAGGCCAGCCTGTGGAACATCGCCAACATCCTGACCATGATCCGGCTCGTGCTCGTGCCGGGCTTCGTCCTGCTGCTCCTCCAGGACGGCGGTCACGACCCCGCCTGGCGCGCCTGGGCCTGGGCGGCCTTCGCCGTCGCCATGATCACGGACGTCTTCGACGGGCACCTCGCCCGGACGTACAACCTGGTCACGGACTTCGGAAAGATCGCCGACCCGATCGCCGACAAGGCGATCATGGCCGCCGGACTGATCTCGCTGTCCTCGCTCGGGGACCTGCCCTGGTGGGTGACCGGGGTCATCCTGGCCCGGGAACTGGGGATCACCCTGATGCGCTTCTGGGTGATCCGGCACGGGGTCATCCCGGCCAGCCGCGGCGGGAAGATGAAGACGCTCGCCCAGGGCACGGCCGTCGGCATGTACGTGCTGATGCTCACCGGCCCGCTGGCCACCCTGCGCTTCTGGGTGATGGCCGTGGCCGTGGTGCTGACGGTCGTCACCGGCCTGGACTACGTCCGGCAGGCCGTGGTGCTGCGCCGCAAGGGGCTCGCCGCCGAGC is from Streptomyces venezuelae ATCC 10712 and encodes:
- the pgsA gene encoding CDP-diacylglycerol--glycerol-3-phosphate 3-phosphatidyltransferase translates to MTGVPASATGGTGRPAPRGKLGTAAVNQASLWNIANILTMIRLVLVPGFVLLLLQDGGHDPAWRAWAWAAFAVAMITDVFDGHLARTYNLVTDFGKIADPIADKAIMAAGLISLSSLGDLPWWVTGVILARELGITLMRFWVIRHGVIPASRGGKMKTLAQGTAVGMYVLMLTGPLATLRFWVMAVAVVLTVVTGLDYVRQAVVLRRKGLAAERAAAESAAATR
- the rimO gene encoding 30S ribosomal protein S12 methylthiotransferase RimO → MPERRTVALVTLGCARNEVDSEELAGRLAADGWELVENAEDADVAVVNTCGFVEAAKKDSVDALLEANDLKDHGRTQAVVAVGCMAERYGKELAEALPEADGVLGFDDYSDISNRLQTILSGGSVEAHTPRDRRKLLPLSPVERQEAAAAVALPGHGDAAEAPAEAPADLPEGIAPASGPRAPLRRRLDTSPVASVKLASGCDRRCSFCAIPSFRGSFVSRRPSDVLNETRWLAEQGVKEVMLVSENNTSYGKDLGDIRLLESLLPELAAVDGIERVRVSYLQPAEMRPGLIDVLTSTEKVVPYFDLSFQHSAPDVLRAMRRFGDTDRFLELLASIREKAPTAGARSNFIVGFPGETEADFAELERFITHARLDAIGVFGYSDEDGTEAAGYEHKLDQEVVDARLAHLSRLAEELTAQRAEERIGETLEVLVESVDDEDGVIGRAAHQAPETDGQVVLTTAGGASPDLAPGRMVVAKVVGTEGVDLVAECLFEEAGR